A portion of the Juglans microcarpa x Juglans regia isolate MS1-56 chromosome 1D, Jm3101_v1.0, whole genome shotgun sequence genome contains these proteins:
- the LOC121260487 gene encoding transcription factor MYB26-like isoform X1 has protein sequence MGHHSCCNKQKVKKGLWSPEEDDKLIKYISANGHGSWSSVPRLAGLQRCGKSCRLRWINYLRPDLKRGSFSSQEEALVIELHRILGNSFLDRWSRIAKHLPGRTDNEVKNLWNTSIKKKLLSGTDGAVPALGTFPVIHQYNPSTGSDEAGFLPLNDPNPNLILKSQQYQLQYFTPPITMLQDLDHHGEQSNNFRPSTWVHFPTLIPYSSDSCSSITWSLGYDHAQPHDDSVVLIDPNQEEDHQNFSLRSAPVPHDDRIGLIINNPSITDQPPNNNAAILAPEMPELYEIINCGIRVGSKSACTSFTRN, from the exons TGATAAACTCATCAAGTACATTTCAGCCAATGGCCATGGTAGTTGGAGCTCAGTCCCGAGACTTGCCG GCCTACAGAGATGTGGAAAGAGCTGCAGACTAAGATGGATAAATTATCTCAGGCCAGATTTAAAACGCGGGAGCTTCTCTTCCCAAGAAGAAGCCCTCGTCATTGAACTCCATAGAATTCTTGGTAACAG TTTTTTGGACAGGTGGTCTCGGATAGCCAAGCACCTACCTGGAAGAACAGATAATGAGGTGAAGAATTTATGGAATACAAGCATAAAGAAGAAGCTCCTGTCAGGTACTGATGGCGCCGTTCCTGCTTTAGGAACCTTTCCTGTTATTCATCAGTACAATCCTAGTACAGGTTCAGATGAAGCTGGTTTCTTACCTCTAAATGATCCGAACCCTAACTTGATCCTAAAATCTCAACAATATCAGCTACAGTACTTTACCCCTCCAATCACGATGCTACAAGATTTAGATCATCATGGTGAACAGAGCAATAACTTTCGTCCCAGTACTTGGGTTCATTTTCCAACTCTAATCCCATACTCATCAGATTCATGCAGTAGTATTACTTGGTCGctagggtatgatcatgctcaACCTCATGACGATTCAGTAGTACTAATTGATCCCAATCAAGAAGAAGATCATCAGAATTTCAGCCTGAGATCAGCACCAGTTCCGCATGATGATAGAATTGGCCTAATTATCAATAATCCAAGTATCACAGATCAACCGCCTAATAATAATGCAGCAATATTGGCACCCGAAATGCCGGAACTCTATGAAATCATCAATTGCGGTATTAGAGTTGGCAGCAAGAGCGCATGCACCTCCTTCACCAGAAATTAA
- the LOC121260487 gene encoding transcription factor MYB26-like isoform X2 translates to MGHHSCCNKQKVKKGLWSPEEDDKLIKYISANGHGSWSSVPRLAGLQRCGKSCRLRWINYLRPDLKRGSFSSQEEALVIELHRILGNRWSRIAKHLPGRTDNEVKNLWNTSIKKKLLSGTDGAVPALGTFPVIHQYNPSTGSDEAGFLPLNDPNPNLILKSQQYQLQYFTPPITMLQDLDHHGEQSNNFRPSTWVHFPTLIPYSSDSCSSITWSLGYDHAQPHDDSVVLIDPNQEEDHQNFSLRSAPVPHDDRIGLIINNPSITDQPPNNNAAILAPEMPELYEIINCGIRVGSKSACTSFTRN, encoded by the exons TGATAAACTCATCAAGTACATTTCAGCCAATGGCCATGGTAGTTGGAGCTCAGTCCCGAGACTTGCCG GCCTACAGAGATGTGGAAAGAGCTGCAGACTAAGATGGATAAATTATCTCAGGCCAGATTTAAAACGCGGGAGCTTCTCTTCCCAAGAAGAAGCCCTCGTCATTGAACTCCATAGAATTCTTGGTAACAG GTGGTCTCGGATAGCCAAGCACCTACCTGGAAGAACAGATAATGAGGTGAAGAATTTATGGAATACAAGCATAAAGAAGAAGCTCCTGTCAGGTACTGATGGCGCCGTTCCTGCTTTAGGAACCTTTCCTGTTATTCATCAGTACAATCCTAGTACAGGTTCAGATGAAGCTGGTTTCTTACCTCTAAATGATCCGAACCCTAACTTGATCCTAAAATCTCAACAATATCAGCTACAGTACTTTACCCCTCCAATCACGATGCTACAAGATTTAGATCATCATGGTGAACAGAGCAATAACTTTCGTCCCAGTACTTGGGTTCATTTTCCAACTCTAATCCCATACTCATCAGATTCATGCAGTAGTATTACTTGGTCGctagggtatgatcatgctcaACCTCATGACGATTCAGTAGTACTAATTGATCCCAATCAAGAAGAAGATCATCAGAATTTCAGCCTGAGATCAGCACCAGTTCCGCATGATGATAGAATTGGCCTAATTATCAATAATCCAAGTATCACAGATCAACCGCCTAATAATAATGCAGCAATATTGGCACCCGAAATGCCGGAACTCTATGAAATCATCAATTGCGGTATTAGAGTTGGCAGCAAGAGCGCATGCACCTCCTTCACCAGAAATTAA
- the LOC121260487 gene encoding transcription factor MYB24-like isoform X3, translated as MYFFYFFLYIRMHDAGLQRCGKSCRLRWINYLRPDLKRGSFSSQEEALVIELHRILGNSFLDRWSRIAKHLPGRTDNEVKNLWNTSIKKKLLSGTDGAVPALGTFPVIHQYNPSTGSDEAGFLPLNDPNPNLILKSQQYQLQYFTPPITMLQDLDHHGEQSNNFRPSTWVHFPTLIPYSSDSCSSITWSLGYDHAQPHDDSVVLIDPNQEEDHQNFSLRSAPVPHDDRIGLIINNPSITDQPPNNNAAILAPEMPELYEIINCGIRVGSKSACTSFTRN; from the exons atgtattttttttacttctttttgtaTATACGCATGCATGACGCAGGCCTACAGAGATGTGGAAAGAGCTGCAGACTAAGATGGATAAATTATCTCAGGCCAGATTTAAAACGCGGGAGCTTCTCTTCCCAAGAAGAAGCCCTCGTCATTGAACTCCATAGAATTCTTGGTAACAG TTTTTTGGACAGGTGGTCTCGGATAGCCAAGCACCTACCTGGAAGAACAGATAATGAGGTGAAGAATTTATGGAATACAAGCATAAAGAAGAAGCTCCTGTCAGGTACTGATGGCGCCGTTCCTGCTTTAGGAACCTTTCCTGTTATTCATCAGTACAATCCTAGTACAGGTTCAGATGAAGCTGGTTTCTTACCTCTAAATGATCCGAACCCTAACTTGATCCTAAAATCTCAACAATATCAGCTACAGTACTTTACCCCTCCAATCACGATGCTACAAGATTTAGATCATCATGGTGAACAGAGCAATAACTTTCGTCCCAGTACTTGGGTTCATTTTCCAACTCTAATCCCATACTCATCAGATTCATGCAGTAGTATTACTTGGTCGctagggtatgatcatgctcaACCTCATGACGATTCAGTAGTACTAATTGATCCCAATCAAGAAGAAGATCATCAGAATTTCAGCCTGAGATCAGCACCAGTTCCGCATGATGATAGAATTGGCCTAATTATCAATAATCCAAGTATCACAGATCAACCGCCTAATAATAATGCAGCAATATTGGCACCCGAAATGCCGGAACTCTATGAAATCATCAATTGCGGTATTAGAGTTGGCAGCAAGAGCGCATGCACCTCCTTCACCAGAAATTAA
- the LOC121260487 gene encoding transcription factor MYB24-like isoform X4, protein MYFFYFFLYIRMHDAGLQRCGKSCRLRWINYLRPDLKRGSFSSQEEALVIELHRILGNRWSRIAKHLPGRTDNEVKNLWNTSIKKKLLSGTDGAVPALGTFPVIHQYNPSTGSDEAGFLPLNDPNPNLILKSQQYQLQYFTPPITMLQDLDHHGEQSNNFRPSTWVHFPTLIPYSSDSCSSITWSLGYDHAQPHDDSVVLIDPNQEEDHQNFSLRSAPVPHDDRIGLIINNPSITDQPPNNNAAILAPEMPELYEIINCGIRVGSKSACTSFTRN, encoded by the exons atgtattttttttacttctttttgtaTATACGCATGCATGACGCAGGCCTACAGAGATGTGGAAAGAGCTGCAGACTAAGATGGATAAATTATCTCAGGCCAGATTTAAAACGCGGGAGCTTCTCTTCCCAAGAAGAAGCCCTCGTCATTGAACTCCATAGAATTCTTGGTAACAG GTGGTCTCGGATAGCCAAGCACCTACCTGGAAGAACAGATAATGAGGTGAAGAATTTATGGAATACAAGCATAAAGAAGAAGCTCCTGTCAGGTACTGATGGCGCCGTTCCTGCTTTAGGAACCTTTCCTGTTATTCATCAGTACAATCCTAGTACAGGTTCAGATGAAGCTGGTTTCTTACCTCTAAATGATCCGAACCCTAACTTGATCCTAAAATCTCAACAATATCAGCTACAGTACTTTACCCCTCCAATCACGATGCTACAAGATTTAGATCATCATGGTGAACAGAGCAATAACTTTCGTCCCAGTACTTGGGTTCATTTTCCAACTCTAATCCCATACTCATCAGATTCATGCAGTAGTATTACTTGGTCGctagggtatgatcatgctcaACCTCATGACGATTCAGTAGTACTAATTGATCCCAATCAAGAAGAAGATCATCAGAATTTCAGCCTGAGATCAGCACCAGTTCCGCATGATGATAGAATTGGCCTAATTATCAATAATCCAAGTATCACAGATCAACCGCCTAATAATAATGCAGCAATATTGGCACCCGAAATGCCGGAACTCTATGAAATCATCAATTGCGGTATTAGAGTTGGCAGCAAGAGCGCATGCACCTCCTTCACCAGAAATTAA